One Bradyrhizobium sp. ISRA464 genomic window carries:
- a CDS encoding ribonuclease T2 → MHRLAIISRFLVSIAALVLCTTVTASAQDRRQNAPGEFDFYVLSLSWSPSFCEAASERGNNGRGTQAQCGGRPYSFVVHGLWPQYERGFPEYCQRPSPRLARGIMSSMLDLMPAPGLIYNEWDKHGTCSGLGERAYFATIRKARAAVKIPEEFLQLSEPKTISPDDLEAAFIKVNPGLSSSAIAVTCDSRRLSEVRICLSKDLQFRSCEEIDRRACRRDQVLMPPMRGG, encoded by the coding sequence ATGCATCGGTTGGCCATAATTTCCCGATTTCTGGTTTCAATTGCAGCCTTGGTCCTATGCACTACGGTCACGGCGTCGGCTCAGGATCGCCGACAGAACGCACCGGGTGAGTTCGATTTTTACGTGCTGTCGCTGTCGTGGTCGCCATCCTTCTGCGAGGCGGCGAGCGAACGCGGCAACAACGGCCGCGGCACGCAGGCCCAGTGCGGCGGACGGCCGTACTCCTTTGTGGTGCACGGCTTGTGGCCGCAATATGAGCGCGGTTTCCCGGAATACTGCCAACGGCCCTCGCCGCGGCTCGCCCGCGGCATCATGAGCTCGATGCTCGACCTAATGCCGGCGCCCGGCCTGATCTACAACGAATGGGACAAGCACGGCACCTGCTCGGGCCTCGGCGAGCGCGCCTATTTCGCGACCATCCGCAAGGCGCGCGCCGCCGTGAAGATCCCCGAGGAGTTTCTGCAATTGTCGGAGCCGAAGACGATCTCGCCCGACGATCTGGAAGCCGCATTCATCAAGGTCAATCCGGGGCTCAGCAGCTCGGCGATCGCGGTCACCTGCGACAGCAGGCGGCTCAGCGAGGTGCGGATCTGCCTCAGCAAGGATCTCCAGTTCCGTTCCTGCGAAGAGATCGATCGCCGCGCCTGCCGCCGCGACCAGGTGCTGATGCCGCCGATGCGTGGCGGCTAG